One segment of Ziziphus jujuba cultivar Dongzao chromosome 12, ASM3175591v1 DNA contains the following:
- the LOC112493116 gene encoding uncharacterized protein LOC112493116 → MEDMDLLSELYLDGTAIRELPISMNRLSGLTLLDLRDCKDLLILPNFICSLTSLKVLNISGCSQVQKLPETLESLKQLEKFDACRTAIREAPSSILLLNNIKTLCFTSCNGVPLHKSLYSGSRSINFQLPNSFSGLSSLTSLNLSKCNLQAIPEDIHHLSSLQGLDLSKNNFICLPRSISKLSKLKLVRLNKCRKLQSLPKLPKSIQYVQAYGCPKLHDQTIIWASNNGFSFIDSRKLLKVRRAAVFHDLPLPEEFIPIILQPFIQEIIYHGMNLEICFPYTRIPEWISDWIDESSISIDVPLQDYSQTWMGIAIFAVFKVMEHNNFNEYWYSKETVCEFSIGDCCVGRFVIESLKKFGVGSYVLCIYVPQKMFAKRLKQLICVSHIQASVLTDRPDVEVKMCGKHVVYCKDVPEFTQNLVQTSKEHQRLSSFEHYMYLLNLARRGESSLDSKKLHQSNRYPIPRYEGFTTTHLTSQVRISLRSLLSRIFFKGSCYARNESLVVHFPVQAYVSSWLFHQSLGRVVVCYLPRNLFDDKSWVGFCIYVGLKMHPSYLHNINLDLESHHKYLFVDLYSHGNITSYITTMSSFPILQKSHQTVLFHIPRVKFKEEMNQCWGVSALSWTSIPHVEVEICGIRLIYEHDLENEVEVIIDISLSGPDDECRHQLNYQSLSELVEGLVGKIECGEQKTRKEEMSIHSGYSSERKYKSLQENKCLLSMAQPVDKQVFTAYEQFSVPSDPIILHSMNALFESSHEMNASIDSMIPFAHLQIMAETPLYTNNLEMWKANLEDSLKQYCCSKFYITLSLRGHIISALKPFIPSTTYNLCFPRKETLRWFKQFNHSDTQRLVIRLPQNLITDIKWRGLAVCVAFSVDDHQSEIHEIEDLDISFRVLCHLNTAQGRCLNSAPSFRISKDKFKWLYVGGFIWLTYVPHWLLLGELNEQSSLEVNIYNECPGVITQSLDAVLLYQQDVEEFRQSIAQCMTSFFSNLDLIQQYIDDENTNPSHA, encoded by the exons ATGGAAGATATGGACCTTCTGTCTGAACTTTATTTAGATGGGACTGCTATAAGGGAGCTGCCAATATCAATGAACCGCTTGAGTGGCCTTACTTTATTGGACCTAAGAGATTGCAAGGACCTTTTAATCCTTCCCAATTTCATTTGCAGTTTGACATCTCTGAAGGTTCTGAATATCTCAGGCTGCTCACAAGTTCAAAAACTTCCAGAAACACTTGAGAGCTTGAAACAATTGGAGAAATTTGACGCATGTAGAACTGCTATAAGAGAAGCACCTTCATCAATTCTACTTCTGAATAACATTAAAACACTATGTTTCACCAGTTGTAATGGTGTGCCATTGCATAAATCTCTCTATAGTGGTTCTAGATCCATCAACTTTCAGTTGCCTAATTCATTCTCTGGCTTAAGCTCGTTGACATCATTAAATCTAAGTAAATGCAACCTACAAGCAATCCCTGAAGATATTCATCATCTGTCCTCACTCCAGGGTTTAGATTTGAGTAAGAACAACTTCATTTGCCTACCTAGAAGCATCTCTAAGCTTTCTAAACTTAAACTAGTTCGTTTGAATAAGTGTAGAAAGCTACAATCATTGCCAAAACTTCCAAAAAGTATACAATATGTACAAGCATATGGTTGTCCCAAGTTGCATGACCAAACAATAATATGGGCATCAAATAATGGATTCAGTTTCATTGATTCTCGTAAATTACTGAAGGTTCGTCGTGCTGCTGTATTCCATGATCTTCCACTGCCTGAAGAGTTTATTCCTATAATCTTACAGCCATTTATTCAG GAAATTATTTATCATGGAATGAACTTGGAAATCTGTTTTCCTTATACAAGAATTCCTGAATGGATAAGTGATTGGATTGATGAATCTTCTATAAGCATTGATGTTCCTCTTCAAGATTATAGCCAAACATGGATGGGAATTGCCATTTTTGCCGTTTTCAAAGTCATGGAACACAACAACTTCAATGAATATTGGTATTCAAAAGAGACTGTATGTGAATTTTCCATTGGTGACTGTTGTGTCGGAAGATTTGTCATAGAAagcttaaaaaaatttggggttGGATCATATGTTCTTTGTATCTATGTACCCCAAAAGATGTTTGCCAAACGATTGAAACAATTGATCTGTGTAAGTCATATTCAAGCTTCGGTTTTGACAGATAGACCAGATGTGGAGGTGAAAATGTGTGGGAAGCATGTAGTATACTGCAAAGATGTGCCAGAGTTTACTCAAAACTTAGTTCAGACATCTAAAGAGCACCAGCGACTTTCCTCTTTCGAACATTACATGTACTTGCTAAACCTGGCAAGAAGAGGAGAAAGTTCACTTGATAGCAAAAAACTTCATCAATCCAATAGATATCCCATTCCCAGATATGAAGGCTTTACAACAACTCATCTTACCTCCCAAGTAAGAATAAGTCTGCGAAGCTTGCTGTCAAGAATATTCTTTAAG GGATCATGCTATGCACGTAATGAGTCTCTGGTTGTTCATTTTCCTGTGCAAGCATATGTATCAAGTTGGCTATTCCATCAAAGTCTTGGTCGCGTTGTAGTTTGCTACCTTCCAAGAAACTTATTTGACGACAAGTCATGGGTAGGATTTTGTATATATGTTGGACTCAAAATGCATCCATCTTATCtgcataatattaatttggatcTAGAAAGTCATCATAAATATCTCTTTGTTGACTTGTACTCCCATGGAAATATTACATCATATATAACAACAATGTCTAGTTTCCCCATCCTTCAGAAATCACATCAAACTGTTTTATTTCACATACCACGAGTGAAATTCAAAGAAGAGATGAATCAATGTTGGGGAGTAAGTGCCTTGTCTTGGACCAGTATCCCACATGTGGAGGTCGAAATATGTGGGATCCGACTAATATATGAGCATGATTTAGAAAATGAAGTTGAAGTGATAATTGACATTAGCTTAAGCGGTCCAGATGATGAATGCAGACACCAACTAAATTACCAAAGTTTAAGTGAACTGGTGGAAGGTTTGGTTGGTAAAATTGAGTGTGGCGAGCAGAAGACGAGGAAAGAAGAAATGTCTATCCATTCTGGTTACTCCTCTGAAAG GAAGTACAAATCTTTGCAGGAAAACAAGTGTTTGTTAAGTATGGCTCAGCCAGTAGACAAACAAGTTTTTACTGCATATGAACAATTTTCTGTTCCAAGTGATCCAATAATCCTCCACTCTATGAATGCTCTTTTTGAGTCTTCACATGAAATGAATGCTTCAATAGATTCAATGATTCCATTCGCTCATTTACAAATAATGGCGGAGACTCCATTGTACACAAATAATTTGGAAATGTGGAAAGCTAATCTGGAGGATTCACTTAAGCAATATTGCTGCTCTAAATTCTACATCACTCTCAGTCTCAGAGGACATATCATTTCTGCTTTGAAGCCTTTTATCCCTTCCACAACATACAATTTATGCTTCCCTCGAAAGGAAACTCTGAGATGGTTTAAACAGTTTAATCATTCTGATACACAAAGGCTAGTGATCAGGTTACCTCAGAATCTGATTACTGATATAAAATGGAGGGGGCTTGCTGTATGTGTTGCTTTTTCAGTAGATGATCATCAAAGTGAAATCCATGAGATTGAGGACCTGGATATCTCTTTCAGAGTCCTCTGTCATTTGAATACGGCTCAAGGACGTTGTTTGAATTCTGCACCATCGTTTAGAATCAGTAAAGACAAATTCAAGTGGTTATATGTAGGTGGGTTCATTTGGCTAACTTATGTGCCCCATTGGTTGTTGCTTGGAGAGTTGAATGAGCAAAGCTCCTTGGAGGTTAATATCTACAATGAGTGCCCAGGTGTGATAACTCAGAGCCTAGATGCAGTTCTCTTGTACCAGCAAGATGTGGAAGAATTTAGACAATCAATAGCTCAATGTATGACATCATTTTTTAGCAATTTGGATTTAATCCAACAATATATTGACGATGAAAATACAAATCCATCTCATGCTTAA
- the LOC112493158 gene encoding disease resistance protein Roq1-like yields the protein MAAKTCLNSSSSLPKYDVFISFRGEDTRTSFTDYLFRTLKHGGINIFRDDKDIERGADISPALLQAIRESKFAVVVLSENYSASKWCLDELVEIVESRKELGLTVLPVFYHVEPTDVRNQAANFGKALAEASQRYIGKIHKWREALMEVAAISGWNVGNRPETEVIDEIAKVISKIVNQLPTGNNDLVGMTSRIKKMDWLLAIGLDDVRTIGIWGMGGIGKTTIAQEVFKLSFNKFEAHAFIPNVREEVKKNSLLHLQKLLYKELVDSEVSIQNDDMGIHVLRKRLRSKRLLIILDDVDRLEQMEALVGNADEQHEWLGPGSRVIVTTRDKHLLRTYGENNIYEVDKLTDDEALKLFCRKAFKKDHPPDDFVELCNDYVEYANGHPLALEVLGSFLFGRRKDVWSDALDKIKKNQKEDIFNTLQVTYDGLEENEKKIFLDIACFFNGEDESRVSKILESCEFNPHIGIEVLIEKSLITKLGNKLWVHDLLQELGRDIVRRESLAEPGKRSRLWFHKDAHHVVMNNKGTEAVEGIFLSSPENEKLQMNVEVNLKMENLRLLKIKNVHISNFVGYLSNNLRLLEWHGYPLDSMPQNFCPAKLVELNISNSRIKQLWMEPRVRL from the exons ATGGCCGCAAAAACATGTTTaaattcttcatcttcattgcctAAATATGATGTATTTATCAGTTTCAGAGGTGAAGACACTCGTACAAGTTTTACAGACTACTTGTTTCGTACTTTGAAACATGGAGGAATTAATATCTTCAGGGATGATAAAGATATTGAAAGAGGAGCAGATATTTCACCCGCACTTTTACAAGCAATTAGAGAATCAAAATTCGCAGTCGTGGTTCTTTCGGAGAACTATTCTGCATCCAAATGGTGTTTGGACGAACTTGTTGAGATTGTTGAAAGCAGGAAAGAGTTGGGACTCACTGTTCTTCCTGTTTTCTATCATGTTGAGCCAACTGACGTGAGAAACCAAGCAGCGAATTTCGGAAAAGCTCTCGCAGAAGCTTCTCAACGCTATATCGGGAAGATACATAAATGGAGGGAGGCTTTGATGGAAGTAGCCGCTATCTCGGGATGGAATGTTGGAAACAG gcctGAGACAGAGGTCATTGATGAAATTGCCAAAGTGATTTCAAAAATTGTAAATCAGCTCCCAACTGGTAACAACGACTTGGTCGGAATGACTTCTCGTATAAAGAAGATGGATTGGTTATTGGCAATTGGGTTGGATGATGTTCGAACCATAGGGATATGGGGTATGGGGGGAATTGGTAAAACAACTATAGCTCAAGAAGTTTTCAAACTAAGTTTCAACAAATTTGAAGCTCATGCTTTCATACCAAATGTAAGAGAGgaagtgaaaaaaaatagtttactTCACCTGCAAAAACTTCTCTACAAAGAATTGGTTGATAGTGAAGTAAGTATACAAAATGATGATATGGGAATCCATGTATTGAGGAAACGATTGCGTTCTAAAAGGCTGCTTATCATTTTAGATGACGTTGATCGGTTAGAACAAATGGAAGCTCTAGTTGGAAATGCTGATGAGCAGCATGAATGGCTAGGTCCAGGGAGTAGAGTCATTGTGACAACTAGAGACAAGCACTTGTTGAGGACATATGGAGAGAACAACATATATGAGGTTGATAAACTTACTGATGATGAAGCTCTTAAGCTTTTCTGTCGAAAAGCATTCAAAAAGGATCACCCTCCAGATGATTTTGTAGAGTTGTGCAATGATTATGTTGAATATGCTAATGGTCATCCTCTAGCTCTTGAAGTTTTGGGTTCCTTCTTATTTGGGAGAAGGAAAGATGTGTGGTCAGATGCAttggataaaataaagaaaaatcaaaaagaagACATTTTTAATACTCTTCAAGTAACTTATGATGGGTTAGAAgaaaatgagaagaaaatatttttggacataGCATGTTTCTTTAATGGAGAGGATGAATCTCGTGTCAGCAAGATTCTAGAAAGTTGTGAATTTAATCCTCATATTGGCATAGAAGTGCTCATTGAAAAATCACTTATCACGAAGCTAGGAAACAAGCTATGGGTGCATGATTTACTACAAGAACTGGGTCGGGACATTGTACGTCGAGAATCGCTTGCAGAGCCGGGTAAGCGCAGCAGGCTGTGGTTTCACAAGGACGCACATCATGTAGTTATGAATAATAAG GGGACAGAAGCTGTTGAAGGTATATTCCTTAGTTCGCCTGAAAATGAAAAGTTACAGATGAATGTCGAGGTGaacttaaaaatggaaaatctaaGATTGTTGAAGATTAAAAATGTGCACATTTCTAATTTCGTTGGATACCTTTCAAACAATTTGCGGCTTTTGGAGTGGCATGGATATCCTCTAGATTCTATGCCACAGAATTTTTGTCCTGCTAAACTTGTTGAGCTCAACATTTCTAACAGCCGCATCAAACAACTATGGATGGAACCAAGAGTAAGATTATAA
- the LOC107429742 gene encoding disease resistance protein RPP2B-like, whose protein sequence is MAIKTCSNSSSSSLPKYDVFLSFRGEDTRTSFTDYLFRTLKRGGIDIFRDEEDLERGTDISPALLQAIRESRFAVVVLSENYSSSSWCLDELVEIVECKKELGLTVLPVFYHVEPTEVKNQTGNFGKAFAEASQRYTGKVNKWRDALMEVATISGWNVRNRPETEVIDEIAKVISKIINQFPSGSNDLVGMASRLKKIDLLLEIGLDDVRTIGIWGMGGVGKTTIAQEVYKISFNKFEAHAFVPNVREGIKKSSLLHLQKLLCKDLLGSEVDIKNVEVGKNVLKNRLHCRRVLIILDDVDELEQLECLVGNAEEQHDWLGPGSRVLVTTQDKHLLRTYGENCIYEVDKLTYDEGLQLFCQKAFKKTHPLNGFVRLSNDFVEYANGHPLALKIMGSSLFGRRAKAWSDTLEKMKDNPNQDIFRALRVTYDGLDEKEKKIFLDIACFFKGEDEHRVNKILESCEFNPYIGIEVLMDKSLVTKLGNKLWMHDLLQEFGRNIVRQESPEDPGERSRLWFHKDVYDVLVNNKGTKVVEGIFLSLSNNEELHLDVKLNLRMEKLRLLKLRNVHIPYCQVYLSNNIRLLEWHGYPQDSMPLDVPPHKLVELDMSSSRIKQMWMETTLPLEKLILINLSNCEYLNQSPDFSSVPNLERLILEGCQALSEVHPAIGDLEHLALLNLKDCKSLKRLSQGINLKSLKTLILSGCTKFNKFPEIRGNMDHLSQLYLDGTAIKELPISMQCLTGCLQIQQLPENLENLEQLEKLDACRTAIREAPSSILLLKNLKTLCFGHPSRYGSWKDLFHGILPVNFQLPNTFSGLSSLTSLNLSQCNIHALPDDIHHLSSLQCLDLSKNNLVSLPEAISQLSKLKLVRLNKCRKLQSLPKFPQSIQYVQAYGCPKLNDQSTIWASNNGFNFIDARKALKTRGTFHHLPLPEEFIPAIFDKLIEEIINDGMNFEICFPCTRIPKWISDKGISESSSTSIDVPRRDSRRTWMGFVLFVVFVFKEQKNFDEGWYLKETICNFSMGDYCLGRPVIESLKNFGVGSYGVCIYVPQTHRMCEKQLNYATKIKASVSTDRPDLKVKMCAMHVIYGNDVEKFAQHIVQEAKEHQQFSSLEHYKYLLNEARIGERSLDIRKPLQLNRYSFHTYECFTTSHLSCQVKRNLQILLSRIFFKGSSYARNQSMVFHFHVRAYISSWLFHQSLGCIVVCYIPRNLFDDKSWVGFCIYVGLKMNLSDLHNNNSDSEAHELLYVDLYSHGNTVSYIKTMSSLPIFLKSHQVVLFHAPRVHFREELNQCWAVSALSRNNIPQVEVEICGIRVIYEQDLENEAEVIIDLGLHGPDDERKQQLTQSLSEQVEGLLGKVECGKHKRRKEEIMSIHSSFSFEREYVHLQANKCLLSMAQMVEKQVFIAYQQFSIPSDPITLHSMNIPSDPSHQMNASVYSNIAFTHLQIMAETPVYTNDLEMWKSNLEDLLKQYCNSKVYITLSLRGHIISAWKPFIPSTTYNLCFPQKEILSWFKQHYHASSQRLVIKLPENLSTDINWRGLAVCVAFSVNSDHQTAIDEIEDSDSSFGVLCHFSTKEQTCLNSATSFCISKDKFKWLYIGGFIWLTYVPHWLLLGELNEKRSLEVSIYHECTGMKIQNLGAALLYQQDVEEFRQSIAQCMTLFFSNLNVIRLYIANENKDPSQEDCMKTVEGSKQENLTQLTLSEKTRLEFDRDTTYNLCLPPTNILEWFHHQSSGPSVTMQLASDGDTDGNWTGLVFCAYFSQLQHLTTFPDGFDLKVPHNLICHMETERAGMDLHHYQITNEEFKKFCGEEFIWLSYVPRPWDSYQLDHSTSIEASFASDRPGWLVLKCGVRLLYRHDEEEFKHKLHNRVVRESRFSPSTRKERKDTATSSQRTKDT, encoded by the exons ATGGCCATTAAAACATGTTCaaattcttcatcatcttcattgCCTAAATATGATGTATTTCTCAGTTTCAGAGGTGAAGACACTCGCACAAGTTTCACAGACTACTTGTTCCGTACTTTGAAACGTGGAGGAATTGATATCTTCAGGGATGAAGAAGATCTTGAAAGAGGAACAGACATTTCTCCAGCACTTTTACAAGCAATAAGAGAATCAAGATTCGCAGTAGTGGTTCTTTCGGAGAATTATTCTTCTTCGAGTTGGTGTTTGGACGAACTTGTTGAGATTGTTGAGTGCAAGAAAGAGTTGGGACTCACTGTTCTTCCTGTTTTCTATCATGTTGAACCAACGGAGGTAAAGAACCAAACAGGGAATTTCGGAAAAGCTTTCGCCGAAGCTTCTCAACGCTATACTGGGAAGGTGAACAAATGGAGAGATGCTTTGATGGAAGTAGCCACCATCTCGGGATGGAATGTTAGAAACag gccTGAGACAGAGGTCATTGATGAAATTGCCAAAGTGATTTCgaaaattataaatcaattcccAAGCGGTAGCAATGACTTGGTTGGAATGGCTTCGCGtttaaagaaaattgatttgttaTTGGAAATTGGGTTGGATGATGTTCGAACCATAGGGATCTGGGGTATGGGAGGAGTTGGTAAAACCACTATAGCTCAAGAAGTTTACAAAATAAGTTTCAACAAATTTGAAGCTCATGCTTTCGTACCTAATGTAAGAGAgggaataaaaaaaagtagtttACTTCACTTGCAAAAGCTTCTTTGTAAAGACTTGCTAGGTAGCGAAGTAGACATAAAGAATGTTGAAGTgggaaaaaatgttttaaagaaCAGGTTACATTGTAGAAGGGTGCTTATCATTTTAGACGATGTTGATGAGTTGGAACAGCTAGAATGTTTAGTGGGAAATGCTGAAGAACAACATGATTGGTTAGGTCCAGGGAGTAGAGTCCTTGTGACTACTCAAGATAAGCACTTGTTGAGGACATATGGAGAGAACTGCATATATGAGGTTGATAAACTAACCTATGATGAAGGTCTTCAACTCTTTTGTCAGAAAGCCTTCAAGAAAACCCACCCTTTAAATGGTTTTGTAAGGTTGTCCAATGACTTCGTAGAATATGCTAATGGCCATCCTTTAGCACTTAAGATTATGGGTTCCTCCTTATTTGGGAGAAGGGCAAAGGCATGGTCAGACACACTAGAGAAGATGAAGGACAATCCTAACCAAGACATTTTTCGTGCGCTTCGTGTAACTTACGATGGATTAGatgaaaaggagaaaaaaatatttttggacataGCATGTTTCTTCAAAGGAGAAGATGAACATCGTGTCAACAAGATTCTAGAAAGTTGTGAATTTAACCCTTATATTGGCATAGAAGTGCTCATGGACAAGTCTCTTGTAACAAAGCTAGGAAACAAGCTGTGGATGCATGATTTATTACAAGAATTTGGTCGAAACATTGTACGTCAAGAATCCCCTGAGGATCCCGGTGAGCGCAGCAGGCTGTGGTTTCACAAAGATGTCTATGATGTACTTGTGAATAATAAG GGAACAAAAGTTGTTGAAGGCATATTCCTCAGTTTATCTAACAATGAAGAGTTACACTTGGATGTTAAGTTGAACTTAAGGATGGAAAAATTACGATTGCTGAAGTTACGAAATGTGCACATTCCTTACTGTCAAGTATATCTTTCCAACAATATACGGCTTTTGGAATGGCATGGATATCCGCAAGACTCTATGCCGCTAGATGTTCCTCCACATAAACTTGTTGAGCTAGACATGTCTAGCAGCCGCATTAAACAAATGTGGATGGAAACAACA CTTCCTTTGGAAAAGTTAATATTGATCAATCTTAGTAACTGTGAGTACTTGAACCAAAGCCCTGACTTCAGTAGTGTCCCCAATCTTGAAAGGCTGATTCTTGAAGGCTGCCAAGCATTGTCAGAGGTACACCCAGCAATTGGAGATCTCGAACATCTTGCCTTGTTGAACTTGAAAGACTGCAAATCTCTCAAGAGACTTTCTCAAGGCATCAACTTGAAATCTCTCAAAACTTTGATTCTTTCAGGATGCACAAAATTCAACAAGTTTCCAGAGATCAGAGGAAATATGGATCATTTGTCACAACTTTATTTGGATGGAACTGCTATAAAGGAGCTGCCAATATCAATGCAATGCTTAACTG GCTGCTTGCAAATTCAACAACTTCCAGAAAACCTTGAGAACTTGGAACAATTGGAGAAACTTGATGCCTGTAGAACTGCTATAAGAGAAGCACCTTCATCCATTCTTCTTCTGAAGAACCTCAAAACACTCTGTTTTGGCCATCCTAGCAGGTATGGATCATGGAAAGATCTCTTTCATGGTATTCTACCTGTCAATTTTCAGTTGCCAAATACATTCTCTGGTTTAAGCTCTTTGACATCATTGAATCTAAGTCAATGCAATATACATGCACTCCCTGATGATATTCATCATTTGTCCTCACTCCAATGCTTAGATTTGAGTAAGAACAATTTGGTAAGCTTACCCGAAGCCATCTCTCAGCTTTCAAAACTTAAATTAGTTCGTTTGAATAAGTGTAGAAAGCTACAGTCATTGccaaaatttccacaaagtataCAATATGTCCAAGCATATGGTTGTCCTAAGTTGAATGATCAATCGACAATATGGGCATCAAATAATGGATTCAATTTCATTGATGCTCGTAAAGCACTTAAAACTCGGGGAACATTCCACCATCTTCCGCTACCTGAAGAATTTATTCCTGCAATATTTGACAAACTTATTGAG GAAATTATCAATGATGGAATGAACTTCGAAATCTGTTTTCCTTGTACAAGAATTCCAAAATGGATTAGTGATAAGGGGATTAGTGAATCTTCTTCTACAAGCATTGATGTGCCTCGTCGAGACTCTAGACGAACGTGGATGGGATTTGTATTGTTTGTTGTTTTCGTATTCAAGGAACAAAAAAACTTTGATGAAGGTTGGTATTTAAAAGAGACTATCTGTAATTTTTCCATGGGTGACTATTGTCTTGGACGCCCTGTCATAGAAAGCTTAAAAAATTTTGGAGTTGGATCATATGGTGTTTGTATCTATGTTCCACAAACACACAGGATGTGTGAGAAGCAATTGAACTACGCAACTAAGATTAAAGCTTCAGTTTCAACAGACAGACCGGATTTGAAGGTAAAAATGTGTGCAATGCATGTAATATATGGAAATGATGTGGAAAAGTTTGCTCAACATATAGTTCAGGAAGCTAAGGAGCACCAACAGTTTTCCTCTTTGGAACATTATAAGTATTTGCTAAACGAGGCAAGAATTGGAGAAAGATCACTTGACATCAGAAAACCTCTTCAACTCAATAGATATTCCTTTCACACATATGAATGCTTTACAACTTCTCATCTGAGCTGCCAAGTGAAAAGAAATCTGCAGATCTTGCTTTCAAGAATATTCTTCAAG ggATCAAGCTATGCACGTAACCAGTCTatggtttttcattttcatgtGCGAGCATATATATCAAGTTGGTTATTCCATCAAAGTCTGGGATGCATTGTAGTTTGCTACATTCCAAGAAACCTGTTTGATGATAAGTCATGGGTAGGATTTTGTATCTATGTTGGGCTCAAAATGAATCTATCTGATCTGCACAACAATAATTCGGATTCAGAAGCCCATGAACTTCTCTATGTTGACTTGTATTCTCATGGAAATACGGtatcatatataaaaacaatGTCTAGTTTACCAATATTTCTGAAGTCACATCAAGTTGTTCTGTTTCATGCACCACGAGTGCATTTCAGAGAAGAGTTGAATCAATGTTGGGCAGTAAGTGCTTTGTCTCGGAACAATATCCCACAAGTTGAGGTTGAAATATGTGGGATTCGAGTAATATATGAGCAAGATTTGGAAAATGAAGCTGAAGTGATAATAGACTTGGGCTTACACGGTCCAGATGATGAACGTAAACAGCAATTAACTCAAAGTTTGAGTGAACAGGTGGAAGGTTTGCTTGGTAAAGTTGAGTGTGGCAAGCACAAGAGAAGGAAAGAAGAAATTATGTCTATCCATTCTAGTTTCTCCTTTGAAAG GGAGTACGTACATTTGCAGGCAAACAAATGTTTGTTAAGTATGGCTCAAATGGTTGAGAAACAAGTCTTTATTGCGTATCAGCAATTTTCTATTCCGAGTGACCCAATTACTCTCCACTCCATGAATATTCCTTCTGATCCTTCACATCAAATGAATGCTTCAGTGTATTCAAATATTGCCTTCACTCATTTACAGATAATGGCAGAGACTCCAGTGTACACAAATGATTTGGAAATGTGGAAAAGTAATCTCGAGGATTTACTTAAACAATACTGCAACTCAAAAGTGTACATTACTCTTAGTCTCAGAGGGCATATCATTTCTGCTTGGAAGCCTTTTATTCCTTCCACAACATACAACTTGTGCTTCCCTCAAAAGGAAATTCTGAGTTGGTTTAAACAACATTACCATGCTAGTTCGCAGAGGTTAGTAATCAAGTTACCTGAAAATCTGAGTACTGATATAAATTGGAGGGGGCTTGCTGTATGTGTTGCTTTTTCAGTAAACAGTGATCATCAAACTGCCATTGATGAGATTGAGGACTCGGATAGCTCTTTCGGAGTTCTGTGTCATTTCAGTACAAAAGAACAAACTTGTTTGAATTCTGCCACTTCGTTCTGCATCAGTAAAGACAAATTCAAGTGGTTGTATATAGGTGGGTTCATTTGGCTAACTTATGTACCCCATTGGTTGTTGCTCGGAGAGTTGAATGAGAAAAGATCCTTGGAGGTTAGTATCTACCATGAGTGCACTGGAATGAAAATTCAGAACCTTGGCGCCGCTCTCTTGTACCAGCAAGATGTGGAAGAATTTAGACAGTCAATagc CCAATGCATGACGTTGTTTTTTAGCAATTTGAATGTCATCCGGCTATACATTGCCAATGAAAATAAAGACCCATCTCAGGAGGATTGCATGAAAACGGTGGAAGGCAGCAAACAAGAAAATCTGACACAGCTAACTTTGTCAGAAAAAACTAGACTA GAATTTGATCGAGATACCACCTACAACTTATGTTTACCTCCTACGAATATTCTAGAGTGGTTCCATCATCAAAGTAGTGGCCCTTCGGTGACAATGCAGCTAGCATCAGATGGAGATACTGATGGTAATTGGACAGGATTAGTTTTCTGTGCATACTTTTCACAGCTCCAGCATCTAACTACCTTCCCTGACGGTTTCGATCTGAAAGTTCCTCATAACCTCATTTGCCACATGGAAACTGAAAGGGCTGGTATGGATCTGCATCACTACCAAATAACCAATGAGGAGTTCAAGAAGTTTTGTGGTGAAGAATTTATATGGCTCTCCTATGTTCCACGTCCTTGGGATTCATATCAGTTGGATCACAGCACTTCCATTGAAGCTTCTTTTGCAAGTGATAGACCAGGATGGTTGGTTCTTAAGTGTGGTGTTCGTCTTTTATACCGGCACGATGAGGAAGAATTTAAGCATAAATTGCATAACCGTGTTGTCCGAGAATCAAGATTTAGTCCctcaacaagaaaagaaaggaaggatACAGCAACCTCAAGCCAAAGGACTAAG GATACATAA